The genomic stretch GCAAGTTTTCTGTTGATTGCTGTACAGAACCAAGTTACCAAGTACCAACCATGCATAACAAAAGTGAACAGCGATGTTTAATAAACTCAATGTCTTTTTGCATGTTCACAATGAGACCACACAAAGTCTGAAGATAACTCAACTAGCAAAAGCGACTGCATGTAGCAATCAGACATTATTTGAAAAAACAAATATAACACGTGATGTGAAAATCCTATATGTAAGCCCAACATAGTAAGAGAAGCTATAATAATTAGACAATTGCAAGTAAAAGGCATTGTATAAAACCAAACCTCAGGACCAAGGAACCGTTCATAGCCTATATCACAGGAGTATGGTGCTCCAGTCTTCGGTTTTGTTCCTTTCCATTGCTTGATATACTTAGATGGCTCTTTGTCATGTTTGTTGAATTCCTATATAAGCGACAAAATAATGTATACCGAGTACTATCAGTAATAACTTAATGGATAGTAACTGTACAGAAATTTATTTTCTGTGGATGAACATAAATGGACTAACTTCCTTCTATAATTACATATGAATATTTCCATATTTGTGCATCGTTATAGTAGATGGATATAAGACAGGTAAAGACTAAAGACACAATTTTTTCATAATTCTTCATGGAATCTATACTACAAGTCTATAACAGCATAACCCTATCTTGCCCAGTATTTGGGTATTATTTGGTCACTTTTTCAAGCAATGGAATTGTACAATATTTGATAGTGTGTACTATCGATTGTTAACCAAAAGAGTATACAAGAGTAATGAGGTCTACTGGGCAATTATTAGAAATTACATTTTAGTATTTTATTCTAATCATTTTTGCCAAAGGAATAAATTCAGGCTAATCTTGAACTTCACAACTGTTACATCCTTGGAGTGAAGAAAACCAGAACTGTATACTAAGCGCCTTTTTCGTAAACAGAGTTTACCTTAACAATGTCTGAACCAGTGTAGCAATACATTTCCTTCACTTGTCGAGCTACCTCAAAGGAGTCTTCCGGCGGCACATTCTCACCTCTTTCCTAAAATAGAATTGTTAAGAGGGAAAGGCAGAAATATGGTTACTAAGAAGTACTGTGGAAGTATTAATGTATACAATTAGTCCTCCGGTCATTAGGTAATGGCCAATACCCATAAAGATGCCAACAAATATAGGCACAAATTACAAAGTATGTTCATAAAACGCAACAAAGGTATAATACCCGCATGAGTTGCTGAACAAAAAGGGTGACATCTCTACCGGAGATGGGAATTGACTTGATACTGCTCCCAATGACATAACCCTCTGCAACAGGTACTATATGTGTTGCTCCATCTCCAACATCTACGACAACCCCTGTCATCTCACACTAAAAGAAGCTACCATCAATAAAATCAAAAACTATATAAATCGGAGAAATTTAACGATGACTAGATAAAAATTTAACTGGATCCAAAGCTGCTAATTCAGCATTCAAATATAGTAGAGTGGCTTGAAGATCCCAACCTTGGATGTCGTGTAACCAGCGGCCAGGGCCAGCACAGGCTGCACAGCAATGTAAAGCCCTGGAACGTTAAAAGTCTCAAACATAATTTCACCGGTATACTCACGACTCTCAGGGGGAGTGAGTGGACTTTCTGTCAATAAGAAGTAGTGGTCCTCAGGGTCGCAGCGCAAATAATTAAATATACATTGTTGCCAAAACCTTTCCATAGCATCCCAATTCTCGATCTGCCCATTCTTAATCGGATAATTCAGACTGTAAGAACTACTAGACCTAGATCTTGCCAATGCCTCATCTCCAATGAAAAAGTCCAAATCGGCCATAACACCAGCACTGTATTGAGTTAACCAATTACTTTTATTTGATGTTCTTGGTTGGTTTACAAACGAATCATTAACTGCAACAGCTGTCGGAACTATAAAGCAAGGCTCCACATTCCCAGCAAAACCCATTTTAGTGTACCTGCAGTCATTGATGAAGAGGAGGGCATAAATTCACACAGCCGTAACCTCACTATCGTTGAAGCATTTCTAAGTATTTAAGCAGTCCAAGACAGCCCGAAATTGAAATGCTAATCTTTAATATGCCAGTAATTTAAGCCTCGTAGGCAATGAAGCGTTTCATCAAATAACCTGCAAATATAGCTAAAAATCTAAAAATCTAACGCACTGCCCATATCCTACTCAATGCTACATTGAATTGGCATAACTCGAGTTGAACATTCCAGTCTATTAAAAATCAAAACCTCATCCATTTAGCCAGCATACCTGGGGCTCAACAATTCCAATTCACCCACACAAAAACTAGCATAAAACTACAGTTGACGGCGAGCAATGCATCAAAACTCATTTTCCAGTGAAACATATCGTTGAGCATTAAGCCGGTATACCTAGACTCAACAATTCCTAATCACCCACACATTATATTCCAATTCTAGCATCCACCCAGATCATTATTTCACACAATTCCGCTAAAGAATTACAATTACAGAAAATAATCACAGTTACAGCCGGAACAAGACAACATACACATACCTAGAGCTCAACATTTCAAAATCATCCACATTATTATATCCGAATTCTAACACAAACCCAGATCATAATCATAATTTCATACTATTCAGCTAAAATAATCACTCCCTCCgacccaatcatttgtttatcttcaattaaaatactCCTCTCAAAGAAtataaaacgtaaacaaatgatcaaGGCGGAAGGAGTACAATTACAGATAATAAATGACAATTAAACAGAGATTAAGATAACAGATAACATACCCAGTACCATTGTCGATTACGACGGCGGGTCGAGACAAAGCTGAATCCATGATGAAGaataaaaaattaaatcaaaataaaaagataaacaagagtaattataattatagtgATCGATCTATAATGGTAGTTGTTAATTGAAGTAAGTGATCATGGTTGTTCAATGCGTTAACGGCGGTttgcgatgatgatgatgaagggtGAAAAGAGAAAACGGTGTCGTTCTAGGGAAGAAGTGGAAGTTGGTGGTGACCAGAATTAAGAGGTTCGTCTGTTATTGTTTGTTGCTTCTTAGTTAATCAATCATGTTAGTTACTATTGGTGATTTCTTTTCTCGTTGGTGGACGAGGGTACCGTAACCGCTATCGATCACTAAAATTTAAATTCTAAGCATAAGCGACTAGTTAAATGATCCCTTTCAACGGGGTGATAGACCATAAATAACACTCACGAGTTATAAGATTGTTTTTAACAAAACAGAGTTATTTTGTAAATGTCGGTTAGCATAACCAGTAAAGTAATGAGAGACGATAcacataacatgattcaaatctTGTCAGCCATATATTTTTCCTTTGCGGCTCCCTGTTAAAGGTGGATTTTAGGCCGAGTTGCTGCGAGTCAAGATAGGTTTTTGAGTGGGCCGAGCTCGCAACACGAGTTGAAGTGTGTCGGGCCAGGGTAGGGTCTAGGTGGAAGCGGGATCGATCCGTGATGGGTACGGGTTATAGCACGATCAGTCGGGATGTGCTattttttttctcgttttttcACGGGTCAAGCGGGCTGATTTCTCAAAATTGAAGTCCGGACCCAACAATAGTGTTAAGATGGATCGGGTTGGGATAGGGGTGTGAGCTGGCCAAAATTCAGCCCAAGTGCTAACTGTAAACTGGGCCCAATCACTTGCCGTTCAATTGTTGGGCTCCTCATTAACTTGTTGGTCCTATTGATTTGTAAGCCATATTTGTAAGAAGGGCCCTATTTACTTGTAATAATAAAACCGTTTTATACGATACGTTAAAAATGATATTgtaactaattaacaagaaaaataacattttttttatatatgctaGTTTTTGTGTGGGTGAATTGGAATAAtaacatttttttatatatgctAGTTTTTGTGTGGGTGAATGCTATAGGAAATAGATCAACTTCTAGGTGTGGATTGCGTTTCAGATACACAAAATTCATGcgattttgtatgaatattaatgATCAGAAGTTTTTGCTAATCATCCAAATATCCGTGCGCAACAATTGTTATGTGAATATTATATGCAAGTTTGATATTTTCATATTAGACGGAGTGGTCCTTGAGACTTTGCGCCCAACGATTGTTATGTGAATATGCGATTATCAGTTTATTCGTAATCTAAGATTTAAGCTAAATGTTTTAAGAAAAGATGGAGATGGTGTTGCGCGCGGAGAACCTACTAGTAAAAATTAAAAAGTCCAATGACTTAAAATACAAGCTAGAACATGGCAATGGAAAGAATATAGCAACCCTTACTTTATTACCAGCTTTGTTCCAAAACATATTTGAGAACTTTATTACAAGAATTTGCGACAACTATATGTTGTGCTTGACATCAATCAATTACCCATTATATGCAGTCAATGATTAGTGATTATATGCCGTCAGTCAATGAATTCCTGACTATATAGATTCaattaggggtcgtttggttcgctgcttaggaatggaatggattggaatgagaaACCATAGAAGTATGGGGTTCCAACTCCATACCTTTCTAAACTTGTTTGGTTCATTGAAAAAATAAACATGAAGGTATGGAGTTTGAATCCATAGGAAAgaggtgggtatgggattccaaggggttggaatggagttagaatccattgggtatctaactccattccaaaatgctccaaccaaacattggaatggatcaaatccattccaatccattccaatgatgccaaccaaacacccccttaatttCTGAGACGGTTCATTGGTAGGAAAATACCAGGATCCAGGAAACAAATATTTGATATTACCGTTGGCACCAAGTTAATCTGAACCAACACTGAACTTACACAATTATACTCAAAGAGGGCAAGATTGACATTATAGAGATGAGGCTGATGACCCGCAACAAACAAGGATTCTTGAACAGCTTGCGAGAAGCATAAAGTCGCCATGTAATACAAGTCCAACACAGTATAAGGATCAACCCGGTTACCCCGTGGATTAATAGTGCAACTTCGATTAGTATCGACGATAATTGTGACATTATCTTCAATGCTTTGAAGATTCAGAGAATCAATCCTCTCACAAAGAGAACAGAATTGATCAGATTGAATAATGACCCTTGTGTCTTTAATCACGGAGCATTCAAGTATTCGAGAGAAATGTTATATTGATAGCAGTTCTCAAAGTCTGGATTACTCGTGGTAACAGTTATAAAAAAAAGCcctaataacaacaacaataacaataatcgtggTATAATATTAATAACTAACAGTATTTGTGACAAAtactacacaaaatctcattgaagacgggcactatccgtcacaagctgaagacggatagtgctcCTCTCACAAGATGCAAGTGGCAATATGAATGGGTGCTCCATTTTCCCTCCCACTTGCCAACCCACTTGCTttattgtgagaggtcttcagcttgtgacggatattgtccgtcacaagcaagacgctttgcaaATACTAAGAAAATCGTGGCAAATTCTAATAAATTGTGGTAATATACAAAATATAAATATATTTTAGCTATATAATTGTGACAAAATACGTactacacaaattcttatttaagaccgtcattatccgtcttaagtttaagacgggttAAATACATACCAAATCACCCCACTAGTTGCCTAGAAAATGCTAAAACTTTTGTCTTTTACTACCCCACTtgattgtatttgacccgtcttaaccttaagacggatatatccgtcttaagcaagacttGTTGGTCTATTTGTTGTTGTAATACCCCTAATATTAATAAAACCACTAGGAAATTCAATTTCATTCATGGCATGATCCAAAATAAGACCACAAATACTATTATATCTCCAATTGTATAATGAGCATTGTACAACCACTATATATTTTCCGAGCTTATGAGTAATTTTTCCGAGCTTTCTAAAAGTTTTTTATGGTTAAGTGTGTGAGCTCAAAAACTTTACAGCATCGCTCGAGTACTTTAAAATAAAattcgaaaactttattatataactCGAATTTTAAACCATACAACTGGTGGTAtagtttattaattaaaataatacaTAACGTGAATTtaacaagacaaacaaaaattGGAAGTATAATTGAAGTGTTAAATGATCAGAATTATATCAAAGAGAGTTCACCCAAATAACACAACCCCTAAAATGACTGATATGGGTCAAAATTTTGACTGATAAAATAAACACAATTAAACCAACTGGAAACGCCCACCCATTAGAAAATCAAATTCAAACCCAATCGAGACCCAATTATAATGTGTAAGACATTGACCATAACTCGTCTAACTTATCTCCGATATTAAACCAAAGTAATTTGGACTTAAACCAACCAAAGTTGATAACTGAGAACAATGACAATCAAAACTAAAACTGTAAATGAAACAAATTGACATACCAGGAACTGAATGGAATGGAAACCTTGAATAAAAGTTACAGAGAATAGTCGTCTCTTCCATATCGTTGTTTCACCTTTGTTACTACTATTTCCTTATCTCAAGTTGGAAGAAGAGGCGCCAATACATCTCTATTTCTTCCTTTACTGCTAAACAAATTAGGATGTTGGTTCGAAAATTCAAAACAATAATCAGCATGACACGGCGCATGGCGAAACCCCCATGATAACAACTCTTAAAAAACATAGTCATTTACTTAATGTTTTAACCCTCCCGTCACATTTGAGAGTTAGATCGCTCTTAAGCAAAATATCAATTCATCTACCAACTAACAACCATCATCAACCTCCCACAAGCATATGTCTATGAGCATCAAACCGACAACTGCAGATACAACCTAACCGATTGACTGCCAACATTTTTCTTAACCAAACCTGCCAACATTCTTCTTAACCAAACCATTTCACAAGCAGCCTATGTAGCTGCTGCATACTCAGCTTCTGTAGATTATAATATTACATTTTGCTGCGTCTTTGAACTTCATGAAATAACTTTCGAACCTAAGCACATTACATATGTTAAAGTGCTTTTCCGGTCGTCTAGTGAATTTACCCAATCACTATCAGTATAGTCAACTAGAATATGATTTTCTTCCTTAGTATACTTGATGCCATGTGATATGGTGCCTTTCAAGTATCTAAATACTCATTTTGCTGCCGCAAAATGAAGCTTACTAGGATTATTCAAGAACTTGGACAGTGGGCACCATACTAACAACTGTTGTTAGGTCTGGCCTTGTATGAGTAAGGTACAATAGGGACCCAACAAGGCTTCGATAAATGCTTGAATCAACCTTATCTCCATCGTGTTTTCTTGCTTTAACTTCTCATTTGCTGCCACTAGTGGTGTTATTGGTTTGGAGTCCTTCATGTTAAACTTTTTCAACAAGTCTTGGGCATATTTTTCTTGAGAgataaatacccccccccccccccttttattTGTCTGACTTGAATGCCCACAAAATACTTCATAAGTCCCAAATCTATCATCTCAAATTCCTTTCTCATGCTTTTCTTGAATTCGGCTATAAGAGAGAGATTATTTCTAGTGAATATCAAGCCATCTACATAGAGGCAAGCAATGAGGAACTTCTGCCCATTTTTCTTCATGTAAAATGAGGGCTCATTTGGAGTTTTAGTAAAGCCATTATTTAAGAACTAGTTATCAATGTTACTATTTCATGCTCTTGGAGCTTGTTTAAGTCCATATAGAGCTTTCTTCAATTTGTACACTTTATCCTCTTTTCCCTTTACCTCATAGCCTCGTGGTTGCTCCacgtacacctcttcttctagctTGCCATTAAGAAAAGCTGACTTTACATCAAGTTGAAATACTTCTAACTCCAATTGAGCCGCCAAGACCAATATCAATCTGATTGTTTCTATACGAGCGACCGGAGCGAAGatttcattaaaatcaattccaAGTTGTTGGGCATACACTTTGACAACTAATCTTGCTTTGAGTTTTTGAATGCTTCCATCTTCATTATACTTTATTTTGTACACCCACTTCAAACCAATTACTTCTTCTTCACGCTCTCGTCTGTCGTAATGGTCAAACCTCAAATGATCAAACTTATCATACCCCATCTTACGACGATAACGTTTCATTTTATGCCCCTCCTTAGTTAAGAGATCAAACTCATCGTCTTTGTTGAAGAATAAGACATCAACAATTGCTGCAACAACATGCTGTAAAACAGAATATCCAATGCGAGCAAAGGTGAGCTTCTCGTGCCCGAAAACAACTGAGCGCCAAATGAGGTGTGGCGGGTCAGGCCAGGGT from Silene latifolia isolate original U9 population chromosome 2, ASM4854445v1, whole genome shotgun sequence encodes the following:
- the LOC141644364 gene encoding actin-related protein 3 codes for the protein MDSALSRPAVVIDNGTGYTKMGFAGNVEPCFIVPTAVAVNDSFVNQPRTSNKSNWLTQYSAGVMADLDFFIGDEALARSRSSSSYSLNYPIKNGQIENWDAMERFWQQCIFNYLRCDPEDHYFLLTESPLTPPESREYTGEIMFETFNVPGLYIAVQPVLALAAGYTTSKCEMTGVVVDVGDGATHIVPVAEGYVIGSSIKSIPISGRDVTLFVQQLMRERGENVPPEDSFEVARQVKEMYCYTGSDIVKEFNKHDKEPSKYIKQWKGTKPKTGAPYSCDIGYERFLGPEVFFNPEIYNSDFTTPLPAVIDKCIQSAPIDTRRALYKNIVLSGGSTMFKDFHRRLQRDLKKIVDARVLASETRLGGDVKSQPVEVNVVSHPIQRYAVWFGGSVLASTPEFYPACHTKAEYEEYGASICRTNPVFKGMY